The following DNA comes from Camelina sativa cultivar DH55 chromosome 14, Cs, whole genome shotgun sequence.
aagaaagaaagattagCTCTTGAAGATATTCATACACAAGACTTTATGCACATCGTTTttgttctgaagaagaagaagaagactataagcccaaatttttatttatatattttattttgtatatttactgtgtaactataattttttgtattatgatttcaaacaaatataataaaacataatatttttaatatttcaatttatccaaaaatctaataaattaaaaattaaatataaataacaattattaaatACACAAATATGGTATAAACCCataaatactgtataaataCACAAATGTggtatatatttacataaatattgtataaatacaTAGACGTGACAATTTGTAACAATTTTATGACAAATAATCTTAAAGATTTTTGTGAGGAAATTAGTGACGAcattttgtgactttttttaTAACTACAAGTTGCTAATTTTTCTGTAGCAATCTGTAACATTAGTTACAGAACAAATATAGCATTTAGTAGAAATTGCTACATATTTTGCTGTGataaatttgtaacaaattgCGACAAATAGATATAACCGTAAATTTAGTGATGACCAAatagttattaaatttatttgtaacaaaatttttgttgctatgaaatattagatatacctacaaaatatttagtaattataCAAGATAAATTTACTAGTGGCATGTGATGTATGATTTTACTTGGTTCTAGCTAACTATTTACGTGTTGTATTCTGTAAACACTTTTTGATATCAATATAAgtgatttgtggaaaaaaaaaaaattcttataacAACTTATCAACACCctagactatatatatgtgtgtatagtTGTGTTTATGGTTTGTTATTCATATAGAACTACGGAAAATAATGGTGGAAAGGATATCGCTGTATAGCTGTGCAGTCAATTGAATTGAACTCATAAGTTAAGATTTTATCCATTGTATTATACTGTCCTACAAGAATCTTTCACTTAATATACGTACAAgtaacttatatataatattatatatacgcAGATATATAGTGTTCAATTCGTCGATTCAATGacgtataatataaaaaatgatggGCCTTCGTAATTGTACGTACTCGACAACATGCGTGGCAATGACTCACCTTATCCATATTTGATATTACTTTCTAGTACTCCTTGTTTTTACGACACTTTCTGGTAATATTTAATTAGACCCGTAGACTGGTATACCAATAGTAATATTTAACGATAATTGTGTATTAGATTTTTAGAACCGTTTAAAAGTCTTACAACTTCATAAGTAATAAATTGTGCTTACTAACTGTACCATAACAGTTACATTATTCTGGAATGATATTCCAATGGAATCTAACACTATATCAACTAATTtgcttgtaaatatatatatatacaccaaacaaaaagaatacgATTTACTGTAGACTAGTTCATGAATTCTTGTTGCGAAGTTTATATTGTCAATGTCTTGTATCACAAAAGACCTCATGAAATTCGTATAATTACTACGTAGTAATCTAACCTATCACAGGTTACATTAGTAGTCTAACCTATCActataatgaaacaaaaagtaCTGCAACATATAAGTTTTGGTGGTCGTACAAGAGAGGTTAATTAATTAGTTCGGGTTCAGTCACTGTATCCGGGTTCAGTCACTCTTTGGTTCGGAAagttatttttaatcaaaatatttttaactttcaaaagcTAATTTCGAGTATTGAgcaagactatatatatatatagcaacgATCTAAAACTTTCAcgatttataaacaaaaataataagcatagaagaaaaaaacatcgtCATGGTTGAAAAATCCATCTAGATCATATTAGGGAAACaggtttaatttgttttctttctataatGATTTCAATTATGATTGGCATGTCTCGAACGATAAAAGTATTCGATTCTTTAACGAGTCTTGGGTACACAGTCTGTACTTGAATCCAAAATTTCTAGTTATATAAATAACGTACGTAcgactgtttttcttttctttcaaaaaatccTGCTTGGTCTTATGGATCTATATGCAATGGGGAAGATACGTCACTAGGGGTTCCTCTTTTGCCAAGACCATGCCACGACCTATCTTGCTAACATTACTCATTTTGCTATGTCGTATATAAGgattaagatatgtatatatatcttcgcATATTTATGTCGATGCAGTATGACCGTATGTGTATATGTGTGCGTATAGATACGTGAGCCAGTTTTGTTTTTGCGGCTCCTTCACCTCTCACATCCGTCGGGCCGCGATCAAAGCTCAATAGACATTTTAAAGCTATAAAAAACGATCTtctttttatatagatatatgtagcTTTCATATCtaacctaaaaaaaacatatttgtcgtcaaaagataaaataataattttaatggaatattttaaaagcttaagggcattaaaactaaaaataactaaattgaTCGTATAAACATTTATTGTTCGttaaattacatttagaaactATACTAGTCTATTTTcctgtttataaaaataaacacttCACATGCACATGCTATTTGTCTTTGTCCCCACTGGGTCAATTTAAaattcgatatatatatatcatatagatCAAATATCTTATCTTCTTTTCATCGATGAAATGCTAATGTATATGTTCTAATTAAATCTTCGACAGAAAAATCTGAATAGGGCtatattttttgtaatcttaTCCAATTTacaatttctcaattttaaaaGCACATAAACGGTCATTTTCcaagttatataatacaaaaataatgcTCCACTAATTTTTGTCGTTTATGTTCAATTtgaagaatattctaaaaaaatagcatttaattttattacgtTCTtaatattagaagaaaaaaaaaaaatctttgccACACTACAACCAACATAACCAGATATAAACAacagccaaaaaaaatatcttcaaaacccGAATTTTGCCACTGCTtacacaaaaacatacaaatatttGCAACTAGGCCTGCGAATTCGATTTATTTTTCGGGTAAATCGAATCGGTTTTTTCAATTATCGGGTAATTCAGAAATTGAAAATTCTACCGAAACTAACCGACTAATAGATTGGTTCCGATCATTTCGGTTacggttatttcggttcggaGGATTCAGTTACTTCGGTTactattttagttaaaaaattgggctaaatgtttattattttaactaaaTAGTTGGgccaaacccaaaaaataattgACCAGCAAATTATGAAATAGTGTGTTTCATAACTTTCCTTCTGTAATCCTAATTCTCTTTGACGGCGGCTTGACGATCGTGAATTCAAAGTTAGAGTAATAGCTTTCTCCGATGCTGCTTAATTCTTCTCGTGATGGCTTTGGAAAGTCTGTAATTGATGTGTTTTGGCTGATCGTGATTCGGTAGAGATGGAGAAGGTGAAGATTAAagttaaagagaagaagaagagatccgacaaaaaagaaggaggaggagaaaagggagaagaagatgaaaaagatatgaagaagaaggagaaaaaggagaagaagacagaTCGAAGAAGATTGGTGGCTTAGGAGAAGATAAATGGTAGAGGAGAGATACAAACACAGAAGATTGGAGACTACATTGGTTAAGGTTTTCTTCATCGGTTAACCGTTCGGTTTGggcgaaccgaaccgaaaatttCGGTTTTCcgattgaaaataaaatcattccGTTCGGTTTACTCAATTAATACAAAACGAACCGATTTGTCCAaatgtcggttcggttcggttcagacAAATCGGTTCGGGTCATAATCGCACGCCTATTTGCAACATTCAAATTCAATATTTTGGAATGTTTAAGCTCAAAGAAAGAACTAATATATCAAGAACTGGGCTGGTCTTATATAATTGGGCCTATGGGCCATTAAAATTCACAAATACACGGCGTAGTTTGATATGTctgagttgaaaaaaattaacagatagtaaaaatccaaaaaagttATCGAAGAAACGTTCAAGTTGCGACCAGAGAGAATCTCTCAGGGATCGGtcgtctttttttgtttttatctccgacgagctctctctcttctctcacttCTCCGATTAGATCCCGTGAGAAAAGAGTTTCACAGACTCAAGGAACCGACTGTTGTTGGGGAATTCGCGATAAAAGTGATCGATGATACTGTTGCAATCGCATTCAAGGTTTCTTCTTCAGACGCTATTGACGCGAGCTCAGAAGTGAGTCTTTTCGATTCTTAAAAGTCTTATCTTTCTTGTAGTTTTAGTTTTAGCTAATGTGTAGCAATCAGACccatttgtttgatttttgatttggtTAAGGAATCTTAGAAATTGGTTTTGTAAAATGGTGATAAAGTTCAatactttgttttgtgtttttgtgtggtTCAGTCTTGATAAAGCAGTGNNNNNNNNNNNNNNNNNNNNNNNNNNNNNNNNNNNNNNNNNttttttttttttttttttttgacctgtGTGAGATCCATATGATTCTTGTTTAATATTCTTGTTTGATTAGGTGACAATGAAGAATCCAAATCTGTTGTTGCTTTCGGTTTCGTTACCAAACCCACCACCTGAAGCAATGTCCTTTGATGGACTTCCTTTAGGAGCCATAGAAGCTATTAAAACAACATACGGGACTGGTTTCCAAATACTTGATCCTCCAAGAGATGGTTTTAGTCTTACCCTTAAGCTCAATTTCTCTAAAGTTCGTCCCGATGAAGGTTTCTTTTCAACGAGTCTCTTTCTCTAATAGATaaaatgatttgatttgttttgatttggaagTCTCTCATGGAATGTATCTTTGTTTTGGCAGAGTTATTAACGAAGTTAGCTTCCATTAGAGAAGTTGTGATGGGTGCGCCGTTGAAAATCATATTCAAGCATTTAGCTTCGAGGACGGTTGCTCCTGAGCTAGATAGGCTTGTAGCAATTATGCATAGACCTAACGAGACATTTTTCCTCGTCCCTCAGGTATATCTACTCTATAGGAGTTTCGTGTTTAACAATTGATGTAGTAACTAGTAAGGTTATAGATAACTTATGTGTGCATCACAGGCGGATAAAGTCACGGTGGCTTTTCCTATGAGATTTAAAGACTCTGTCGACACTGTTCTAGCAACTTCATTCCTAAAGGTGACAAAAATGATCAAAGTTATATATGTTGAGACTGGTTTTGGTTTCTGTAGTTTCTTACTGAGAAGATTGGATCTTATAATATAGGAATTTGTAGAGGCTAGGCGTGCAGCTGCGCTTAATACTGCACCTTCTTGTTCGTGGTCTCCAACCGCACCGCAGGAGTTAGAGGGAGCTCCTAAAGAAACACTATCTGCTAATGCCGGTTTTGTTACTTTTGGTATGATCTCTCTAAAAAGTATACTGTTTGATCTCAATTTGCGTTGGTAGTAGTACCAATCTGAAAGAGACTTACTTTGAGATTATCGATATATCGCAGTCATTTTTCCTCGGCATGTGGAAGGGAAAAAGCTTGATCGTACTGTCTGGAATTTATCAACCTTTCATGCTTATGTTAGTTACCATGTCAAGGTTAATCTTTCTTTCATATGcactaaaaatactaaaaactcaagtctctctctgtctctttgccaat
Coding sequences within:
- the LOC104743667 gene encoding actin-related protein 2/3 complex subunit 2A-like — encoded protein: MILLQSHSRFLLQTLLTRAQNLDKAVTMKNPNLLLLSVSLPNPPPEAMSFDGLPLGAIEAIKTTYGTGFQILDPPRDGFSLTLKLNFSKVRPDEELLTKLASIREVVMGAPLKIIFKHLASRTVAPELDRLVAIMHRPNETFFLVPQADKVTVAFPMRFKDSVDTVLATSFLKEFVEARRAAALNTAPSCSWSPTAPQELEGAPKETLSANAGFVTFVIFPRHVEGKKLDRTVWNLSTFHAYVSYHVKFSEGFMHTRMRRRVESMIQALDQAKPLEKTRSMNNKSFKRLGLNDVNHTNSK